Proteins encoded in a region of the Dendropsophus ebraccatus isolate aDenEbr1 chromosome 11, aDenEbr1.pat, whole genome shotgun sequence genome:
- the LOC138767590 gene encoding putative gastrointestinal growth factor xP1, with product MDYKVFCLFAIALIVGSFSSAHGQAALTQSQCNVQPVARVNCGEPGITSDQCFNKGCCFDSSDPNAIWCFYARPDDECVL from the exons ATGGACTACAAGGTCTTTTGTTTATTTGCCATTGCCCTCATCGTTGGGTCTTTCAGCTCCGCACATGGACAGGCCGCACTGA CTCAGTCCCAATGCAACGTTCAACCTGTTGCAAGAGTAAATTGTGGAGAACCCGGCATCACATCAGATCAATGCTTTAACAAGGGATGCTGTTTCGACAGCAGTGACCCAAATGCCATCTGGTGCTTCTATGCTCGCCCGGATGATG AATGCGTCTTGTAA